The following are from one region of the Plasmodium cynomolgi strain B DNA, chromosome 1, whole genome shotgun sequence genome:
- a CDS encoding hypothetical protein (putative) encodes MSSNLHSYVLHLLNSSQVYIKKKAIISLYKIVICNFETLPIFLDSIKKSFVSLYNNESASYDKMGKDEMDHAHRNNTTLCCLIVNILAEVFCALERSAKVSGGNGSGGSVSCGSVICGSVSAANLSCAKPGSSHSVEAPPHGGISTCNQGQPGAVANGGGVSTYLKKFLVFIPLIYSILNERLSLIDNWKFIKIIKFLKKLVRYENRIYRKFLHLIVHVFFTNKAKSVIYECLSFLLLNYQKGCVVDLDLDRYAPWGEASLQPEGSVHRTVQRSGEGVCGEGVCGDGISGDGIRGDGISGDGTHGDGIHGELADGRPPLPPPDSMDRLLQLCFIHLAKNFHNEDKNIVYVTTKAYLSIFATPDVHHKFIQHNMLEELSSNVLSSLYEDVTIRKSLLRIVYYLMNVNNFESIAYNILAYLYHGAEGDFVGEYLDTILLYGQKKGHLLRNRNLYVFILFYMLCIKNHKKEPKVIQEILRVNSSQEGTTHISTNFLSAMYVVTYGAALMRRELGGRAGGGHVGGRVGSLGGPRRRTQQKESHESELLNQVNTFLKEIKTIDAFARYDILEYIIGTLKMHRTDDRHDKEENPYKDVYQENRRLVLYYVNKFSSHVGYLLGRQNNVETIDCCVILRRVFFFMLKEKHEERLPPKEEHDTPTGDDTNRGINIYSCVTDYLQLDPSEEKLNLERPFKYEDSFFLHTGGSRSVGSRSVEGRSVEGRSVEGRSVGSRSREHIPRAVQKSSTCEMKLPLAGADTVASTASARTPSARTASNITASALTVDEAAIPRASSRELRANGEATANGEATSHGELRSFLRELNEEQSKRRQTDKQTFHQISESAHMKVYFQMHQDDRLLRLYVQLVGSPVTVKNLSMRTSLQVNKCLVAFNGEEEELVLLEDDKVAQDTTIRDDLTRKKDNHGGPSLERNHPEKTGITTLTELTTVENVTKNFFISVHFDVPSGSVKLAYSYLCNSILHEQLSIEIPFVPLEPVALSIDELTNVRLKKGGNGAASRHYAG; translated from the exons ATGAGTAGTAACCTCCATAGCTATGTCTTGCACCTCCTGAATAGCTCCCaagtgtacataaaaaagaaggctATTATTAGTCTGTACAAAATAGTGATATGTAATTTCGAAAcgttgccaatttttttggattcCATTAAAAAGAGCTTCGTTTCTTTATACAACAATGAGAGTGCATCGTATGATAAGATGGGCAAGGACGAAATGGATCACGCTCACCGGAACAACACCACGCTGTGCTGCCTTATTGTGAATATTCTGGCGGAGGTGTTCTGTGCCCTGGAGAGGAGCGCCAAGGTTAGCGGCGGAAATGGCAGCGGTGGAAGTGTCAGCTGTGGAAGTGTCATCTGTGGCAGTGTCAGCGCCGCTAACCTGAGCTGTGCCAAGCCAGGGAGCAGCCACTCGGTTGAGGCCCCCCCACACGGAGGAATAAGTACCTGCAATCAAGGCCAACCGGGAGCAGTTGCCAACGGGGGGGGAGTATCCACATACCTGAAGAAGTTCCTCGTATTCATTCCTTTGATTTATAGCATCCTGAACGAACGACTCAGCCTGATCGACAACTGGaagttcataaaaattattaaatttttgaaaaagctAGTTAGATACGAAAATAGAATCTACAGAAAGTTCCTGCATCTAATTGTTCATGTGTTTTTTACGAACAAAGCGAAAAGCGTCATCTATGAGTGCCTCAGCTTTTTGCTCCTCAACTACCAGAAGGGGTGCGTGGTGGATTTGGACCTCGACCGGTACGCGCCCTGGGGCGAGGCCAGCCTCCAGCCCGAGGGCAGCGTTCATCGAACCGTCCAGCGAAGCGGTGAGGGGGTTTGCGGCGAGGGGGTCTGCGGTGATGGAATCTCCGGCGACGGAATCCGCGGTGATGGAATCTCTGGCGACGGAACCCACGGTGATGGAATCCACGGAGAGCTCGCTGATGGCCGCCCCCCCCTGCCGCCGCCAGACTCCATGGACAGGCTGCTACAACTCTGCTTCATCCACCTCgcaaaaaatttccacaatgaagataaaaatatcgtATACGTCACGACGAAGGCATATCTATCCATTTTTGCTACTCCAGATGTTCATCACAAATTTATTCAACACAACATGTTGGAGGAATTATCGTCCAACGTGCTGAGTAGTCTCTACGAAGACGTAACGATAAGGAAGAGTCTCCTTCGTATTGTGTACTACCTCATGAATGTAAACAATTTCGAATCAATCGCGTATAACATCTTAGCGTACCTTTATCACGGGGCAGAAGGAGACTTCGTAGGAGAGTACTTAGACACCATTTTGTTGTATGGacagaaaaaggggcactTATTGCGAAATCGTAATCtgtatgtgtttattttattttacatgcTGTGCATTAAGAACCACAAGAAGGAGCCCAAGGTGATTCAGGAGATCCTGCGCGTGAATAGCAGTCAGGAGGGGACCACTCATATCAGCACCAACTTTCTCAGTGCTATGTACGTCGTGACGTACGGAGCGGCGCTTATGCGGCGCGAGCTGGGCGGGCGCGCCGGGGGTGGCCATGTGGGTGGCCGTGTGGGTAGCCTT GGGGGTCCCCGGAGAAGAACGCAACAGAAGGAGAGCCACGAGTCGGAGCTGCTAAACCAAGTAAATACCTTCCttaaggaaataaaaacgatcGATGCGTTCGCCCGATATGACATACTAGAGTACATCATAGGGACACTAAAAATGCATAGAACTGATGATAGACACGACAAGGAAGAGAATCCATACAAAGACGTATACCAA GAAAACAGAAGGTTGGTTCTTTACTACgtgaacaaattttcatCCCATGTGGGATACCTGCTTGGGAGACAGAACAACGTGGAGACCATCGATTGCTGCGTTATTTTGAGacgtgtgttttttttcatgctcaAGGAGAAGCATGAGGAGAGACTCCCTCCTAAAGAGGAGCACGACACCCCTACTGGAGATGACACCAACCGGGGAATCAACATCTACTCCTGCGTCACGGACTATCTCCAGCTCGATCCCTCTGAGGAGAAACTCAATTTGGAGCGTCCCTTTAAATATGAAGACTCGTTCTTTTTGCACACCGGGGGGAGTCGTTCTGTAGGAAGTCGGTCTGTGGAAGGTCGTTCTGTGGAAGGTCGTTCTGTGGAAGGTCGTTCTGTGGGAAGTCGGTCTAGGGAGCATATTCCTCGCGCGGTTCAGAAATCGAGTACCTGTGAGATGAAGCTTCCCCTGGCTGGGGCAGACACAGTCGCGTCCACCGCTTCGGCGAGGACCCCTTCAGCGAGGACCGCTTCTAACATTACGGCCTCCGCCTTGACCGTGGACGAGGCAGCCATTCCCCGCGCAAGCAGCCGTGAGCTCCGCGCCAACGGAGAAGCCACCGCCAATGGAGAAGCCACCTCGCACGGAGAACTCCGATCCTTTCTGCGCGAACTGAACGAGGAACAAAGCAAGAGGAGACAAACAGACAAGCAGACCTTCCACCAAATTAGCGAGAGTGCCCACATGAAGGTATATTTTCAGATGCATCAGGACGACCGTCTGCTCCGTTTGTATGTCCAATTGGTGGGGTCTCCTGTAACGGTTAAAAATCTATCCATGCGTACATCTCTCCAAGTGAATAAATGCTTGGTAGCATTCAAcggtgaggaagaagaactgGTTCTGTTAGAGGATGACAAGGTGGCCCAGGATACAACCATCAGAGATGACttaacaagaaaaaaggataacCACGGTGGTCCGTCTCTCGAGAGGAATCACCCAGAAAAAACTGGAATTACCACCCTAACGGAATTAACCACTGTCGAAAACGtcaccaaaaattttttcattagtGTTCACTTCGACGTTCCATCCGGCTCCGTTAAGTTGGCCTACTCCTATTTGTGCAACTCGATTCTGCACGAACAGTTATCTATTGAGATCCCATTTGTACCTCTCGAACCGGTGGCCCTATCGATAGACGAGCTTACGAACgtacgtttaaaaaaaggaggaaatggTGCAGCGAGCCGGCATTATGCAGGATGA
- a CDS encoding hypothetical protein (putative) → MKIRNYIFGKVTDPFSHIEKIKGLLELPTGKVKSKWRVTNFVQNCVRRYDEEVAKKSYKIKHDVHASLREDFLPSEGNTNEELLFINRYVYFEHNTDKNLLVCRKKIKRRFGTNDCFHNVNKSLDDLKREGYVSRETSEIVACKDKSRKGILHYELRLIRLVGRALLRGKYFLEHFCHHVVLIGKGDNRTEVYTLDCDALHLYAGQLGRVKKRGKEKIFFPTHSVHITREEVPIDGRLRRMITLQNCTLHDFDMTKYGLVLYTYRYFLKPLLCLLYLFEGRELPITLIYRHSNNSNLYDIEKECYKSFSQHVEEEHTSFTVTVTSLGDLCVHFFSSQKWNLDMGIQVDNHLPLFIKTSKTIINVYPFYRQLNICSYSDESHFYLLNNFILVYFHLTGSGGLQEGKKKKLYRSTTLDKLTTIRDFTDSINCLKHLNISDTESMSIYLHSNSGLLGEPTYSEVFSTPSESDQRILFKLSITTHKDNPFTSTVLLYLNKYDIICPNVNSVKYFVKYSHYKRVHVRFCYCSFGSDYVGGRVNFLNFHRGDGTGEGQTKPLYISFSEHGGHGGFADYDSLLRRTLGRIHFHLVGQRYEAA, encoded by the exons ATGAAAATCCGCAACTACATCTTTGGCAAAGTGACAGATCCGTTTAGCCACATTGAGAAGATAAAGGGACTGTTGGAGCTGCCCACGGGAAAGGTTAAAAGCAAATGGAGGGTCAcaaattttgtgcaaaattgtGTGCGTAGGTATGATGAGGAAGTGGCTAAGAAgagttacaaaataaaacatgacGTTCATGCATCGTTGCGGGAGGACTTCCTCCCCTCCGAGGGAAACACAAACGAGGAGCTGCTATTCATTAACAGGTATGTATACTTCGAACATAACACTGACAAGAATCTACTAGtatgtaggaaaaaaataaaaaggagatttGGGACGAATGACTGTTTTCATAATGTTAACAAATCGCTGGATGATTTGAAGAGGGAAGGTTACGTCTCGAGGGAGACCTCCGAAATTGTGGCC TGCAAGGACAAGTCAAGGAAAGGGATTCTCCATTATGAGTTAAGGTTAATCAGACTGGTAGGGAGGGCACTTCTACGAGGGAAGTACTTCCTTGAGCACTTTTGCCACCATGTGGTTCTCATAGGGAAGGGGGACAATCGAACAGAAGTGTATACCCTCGATTGTGATGCGCTGCATCTCTATGCTGGACAACTCGGACGAGTTAAGAAGcgcggaaaggaaaaaattttcttccccaccCACTCGGTGCACATAACGAGGGAGGAAGTACCCATAGATGGTCGCTTACGGAGAATGATAACGCTACAAAACTGCACACTTCACGATTTCGACATGACCAAGTACGGTCTTGTCCTCTACACTTATCGCTATTTTTTGAAGCCGCTTTTATGCctcttatatttattt GAGGGAAGAGAGTTGCCAATCACGCTGATCTACAGACACAGCAATAATAGCAACCTGTATGACATCGAAAAGGAATGTTACAAAAGTTTTTCCCAACATGTAGAAGAGGAGCATACCTCATTCACAGTGACCGTTACTTCCTTGGGAGATCtctgtgtacattttttttcatcacaaaaatggaatctAGACATGGGGATACAAGTAGACAACCATCTCCCTCTATTCATTAAGACAAGCAAAACTATCATCAACGTCTACCCCTTTTATCGTCAACTGAACATTTGCAGCTACTCGGATGAGTCCCACTTTTATCTtctaaataatttcattctAGTTTATTTTCACCTGACCGGTTCAGGTGGATTgcaagaagggaaaaaaaaaaaactgtacaGAAGTACCACACTTGATAAACTTACAACCATTCGAGATTTCACAGATTCTATTAATTGTTTAAAACATTTGAACATTAGTGACACAGAAAGTATGtctatttatttacattccAACAGTGGTCTCCTCGGGG AGCCAACCTACAGCGAAGTCTTCTCCACCCCAAGCGAATCCGATCAGAGGATCCTATTCAAACTTAGCATAACTACTCATAAAGACAATCCCTTCACAAGTACGGTCCTGCTCTACCTAAACAAGTACGACATAATATGTCCTAATGTTAACTCTgtgaaatattttgtaaaatacaGTCATTATAAGAGGGTGCATGTGAGGTTCTGTTACTGCTCTTTTGGCTCTGATTATGTGGGAGGTAGGGTAAACTTCCTCAATTTCCACCGTGGGGACGGCACGGGGGAGGGGCAGACGAAGCCCCTGTACATTTCCTTCTCCGAGCACGGGGGGCACGGCGGGTTCGCCGACTACGACTCGCTGCTGCGCAGGACGCTGGGCCGCATCCACTTTCACCTGGTTGGGCAGCGCTATGAGGCGGCGTGA
- a CDS encoding tyrosyl-tRNA synthetase (putative) — MESESVKREVVEGTTGEAAPQEGAAQETAPRKTTPQETTPQETTPQEDVSGRLTEILSVASECIQPEELKARLLLKRRLICYDGFEPSGRMHIAQGGLLKCQIVNKLTSNGCTFIFWIADWFAQLNNKMSGDIKKIKKVGKYFIEVWKSCGMNMENVQFLWASDEINKKPNEYWSLVIDISKSFNINRIKRCLKIMGRSEGEENYCSQILYPCMQCADIFFLNVDICQLGIDQRKVNVLAREYCDIKKIKKKPIILSHGMLPGLLEGQEKMSKSDENSAIFMDDSEADVNRKIKKGYCPPSVIENNPIFAYARSIVFPHYNEFVLQRKEKNGGSAGNKTYATIAELEADYLSGALHPLDLKDNVAIYLNKMLQPVRDHFQNDAEAK; from the exons ATGGAATCCGAGAGTGTCAAGCGTGAGGTAGTGGAGGGAACGACGGGCGAGGCCGCTCCACAGGAGGGCGCAGCACAGGAGACCGCTCCACGGAAGACCACCCCACAGGAGACCACCCCACAGGAGACCACCCCACAGGAAGACGTGAGTGGCAGACTGACGGAAATCCTCTCCGTCGCGTCTGAGTGTATCCAACCCGAGGAGCTGAAGGCCAGGCTGCTCCTCAAGAGGCGGCTGATCTGCTACGATGGGTTCGAGCCGTCCGGCCGGATGCACATCGCGCAAGGT GGACTTCTCAAATGCCAAATTGTGAACAAGCTGACCAGCAACGGCTGCACGTTTATCTTTTGGATCGCAGACTGGTTCGCACAGCTGAACAATAAAATGTCGggagatataaaaaaaataaaaaaagtgggcaaGTACTTCATCGAGGTGTGGAAGAGCTGTGGCATGAATATGGAGAACGTCCAGTTCCTATGGGCCAGTGATGAGATCAACAAAAAACCAAACGAATATTGGTCTCTAGTTATAGACATATCGAAAAGCTTTAACATTAACAGAATAAAGAGATGCTTAAAAATAATGGGTAGatcagaaggagaagaaaattattgcTCACAGATTCTATACCCTTGCATGCAATGtgcagatattttttttttaaacgttgATATATGTCAACTTGGAATAGATCAACGGAAGGTGAATGTGTTAGCTAGGGAGTACTGCGATAtaaagaagataaaaaaaaagccaataATTTTATCTCATGGAATGCTTCCAGGTCTTTTGGAGGGACAGGAGAAAATGTCAAAATCGGATGAGAATTCTGCCATTTTTATGGATGACTCTGAGGCAGATGTGAATAGGAAGATCAAAAAGGGGTACTGCCCACCCTCCGTGATTGAGAACAACCCCATTTTCGCATACGCCCGGAGCATCGTGTTTCCTCACTATAACGAGTTCGTTCTGCAGCGCAAGGAGAAGAATGGAGGT tCCGCAGGCAACAAGACCTACGCCACGATCGCTGAACTGGAGGCGGACTACCTCAGCGGCGCACTCCACCCCCTCGACCTCAAGGACAACGTGGCCATCTACCTGAACAAAATGCTTCAGCCAGTGAGAGATCATTTCCAAAACGATGCCGAGGCGAAA
- a CDS encoding 26S proteasome non-ATPase regulatory subunit 4 (putative), with translation MSSIEATIICIDNSDYNRNEDIVPNRFLSQIDCINVLCCNKTSMHYKNNIGIVMMAGDKTKVKVSLTNDIGQLLSCIHDIKLDGTCDIVRSLLIAQLALKHRVDKNLGQKIMLF, from the exons ATGAGTTCCATCGAGGCGACCATTATTTGCATCGACAACAGTGACTACAACAGGAATGAGGACATCGTGCCGAACAGGTTTCTCTCGCAG ATCGACTGCATCAACGTGCTGTGCTGCAACAAAACGAGCATGCACTACAAAAACAACATCGGAATCGTTATGATGGCAGGAGATAAAACGAAAGTAAAGGTATCCCTAACGAATGACATAGGACAGTTACTCTCCTGTATCCACGACATAAAGCTAGACGGAACATGTGACATCGTGAGAAGTCTGCTTATCGCACAGCTAGCCCTGAAGCACAGAGTGGATAAGAATCTGggccaaaaaattatgcttttC